Proteins encoded in a region of the Nonomuraea helvata genome:
- a CDS encoding YggS family pyridoxal phosphate-dependent enzyme, with the protein MRRDEIAAGLAEVDARIAAACRAVGRDRGEVTLIAVTKTRPAEDVRILAELGVRDIGENRDQEAAPKAQELAELALTWHFVGQLQTNKVRSVVSYADVIHSVDRLRLVEAISKEAVRQGRRIGCLIQVALDDDPSRGGARPADVLELADEVALTEGVWLGGVMAVAPLHEEPAKAFARLREVATRLEEQHPRATMISAGMSEDLTEAIAYGATHVRVGTALLGRRKPFVR; encoded by the coding sequence GTGAGAAGGGACGAGATCGCGGCCGGGCTCGCCGAGGTCGACGCGCGCATCGCGGCGGCCTGCCGCGCGGTGGGGCGCGACCGCGGCGAGGTCACGCTGATCGCCGTCACCAAGACCCGTCCGGCCGAGGACGTGCGGATCCTGGCGGAGCTGGGCGTGCGCGACATCGGCGAGAACCGCGACCAGGAGGCCGCGCCCAAGGCGCAGGAGCTCGCCGAGCTGGCGCTGACCTGGCACTTCGTCGGCCAGCTCCAGACGAACAAGGTCCGCTCCGTCGTCTCGTACGCCGACGTGATCCACTCGGTGGACCGCCTGCGGCTGGTGGAGGCGATCAGCAAGGAGGCGGTCCGCCAGGGCCGCAGGATCGGCTGCCTCATCCAGGTCGCGCTCGACGACGACCCCTCCAGAGGCGGCGCCCGTCCCGCCGACGTGCTGGAACTGGCCGACGAGGTGGCTCTGACCGAGGGCGTGTGGCTCGGCGGCGTCATGGCGGTGGCACCGCTGCACGAGGAGCCCGCCAAGGCGTTCGCCCGGCTGCGCGAGGTGGCCACGCGTCTTGAGGAGCAGCACCCGCGCGCGACGATGATTTCGGCCGGAATGAGCGAAGACCTCACGGAAGCCATCGCGTACGGCGCGACACACGTGCGCGTCGGTACGGCGTTGCTCGGCCGTCGCAAGCCCTTCGTCAGGTAA
- a CDS encoding YggT family protein translates to MGIVSQILVVVLSLYLVLLIGRMIFETVQAFARQWRPSGVILVLAEATYTATDPPLKFLRRFIPPLRLGTVAFDLSFTVLFIVVLILIQLAGLLR, encoded by the coding sequence GTGGGGATCGTAAGTCAGATCTTGGTCGTAGTCCTGTCTCTCTATCTGGTGCTGCTCATCGGCAGGATGATCTTCGAGACGGTACAGGCCTTCGCCCGCCAGTGGCGCCCTTCAGGTGTCATCCTGGTACTGGCCGAGGCCACCTACACCGCAACCGACCCACCTCTCAAGTTCCTCCGCCGTTTCATTCCTCCGCTCCGGTTGGGTACGGTGGCCTTTGACCTAAGCTTCACTGTCCTGTTCATCGTCGTGCTGATCCTGATCCAGCTGGCGGGATTGCTGCGATGA
- the ftsZ gene encoding cell division protein FtsZ, giving the protein MAAPQNYLAVIKVVGIGGGGVNAVNRMIEEGLKGVEFIAINTDAQALLMSDADVKLDVGRELTRGLGAGANPDVGRKAAEDHREEIEEVLKGADMVFVTAGEGGGTGTGGAPVVANIARSLGALTIGVVTRPFSFEGRRRAMQAEAGIETLRDEVDTLIVIPNDRLLSISDRQVSVLDAFKAADQVLLSGVQGITDLITTPGLINLDFADVKSVMSGAGSALMGIGHARGDDRSVAAAEMAVSSPLLEASIDGAHGVLLSIAGGSDLGLFEINEAAQLVSMAAAPDANIIFGTVIDDALGDEVRVTVIAAGFDDVPPPVEKPLPRPVSRPAAQPAAPPPSAPARPSVASPSVKSEQPPLRPEPRAEVRPEPRGDFRPEPRSDFRAEPRPEPRAEFRPEPRPEPRPEPRAEFRPEPRPEPRPEPPRPEPVRPVESVQLPEPADAEPVADEPSGPVSIPRPTPEPANPPTPITSRMSEPAKRPRVIFEEQEEELDVPDFLK; this is encoded by the coding sequence GTGGCAGCACCGCAGAACTACCTCGCGGTCATCAAGGTCGTCGGCATCGGCGGCGGCGGAGTAAACGCCGTCAACCGGATGATCGAGGAGGGACTCAAGGGCGTCGAGTTCATCGCCATCAACACCGACGCCCAGGCGCTGCTGATGAGTGACGCCGATGTGAAACTCGACGTGGGCCGTGAGCTCACGCGCGGACTGGGCGCCGGCGCCAACCCCGACGTGGGGCGCAAGGCGGCCGAGGACCACCGTGAGGAGATCGAGGAGGTCCTCAAGGGGGCCGACATGGTCTTCGTCACGGCCGGCGAGGGCGGTGGCACCGGCACGGGCGGCGCGCCCGTCGTGGCCAACATCGCCAGGTCGCTCGGTGCGCTCACCATCGGCGTCGTGACCAGGCCGTTCAGCTTCGAGGGGCGGCGCAGGGCCATGCAGGCCGAAGCCGGCATCGAGACGCTGCGCGACGAGGTCGACACGCTGATCGTGATCCCCAACGACCGCCTGCTGTCGATCTCCGACCGGCAGGTGAGCGTGCTCGACGCGTTCAAGGCGGCCGACCAGGTGCTGCTCTCGGGTGTCCAGGGCATCACCGACCTCATCACCACTCCTGGCCTGATCAACCTCGACTTCGCCGACGTCAAGTCGGTCATGTCGGGCGCCGGTTCGGCGCTCATGGGCATCGGCCACGCCCGCGGCGACGACCGCTCGGTGGCGGCGGCCGAGATGGCCGTCTCCAGCCCGCTGCTGGAGGCCAGCATCGACGGCGCCCACGGCGTGCTGCTGTCGATCGCGGGCGGCTCCGACCTGGGGCTGTTCGAGATCAACGAGGCCGCGCAGCTGGTGTCCATGGCGGCCGCGCCCGACGCCAACATCATCTTCGGTACGGTCATCGACGACGCGCTCGGCGACGAGGTGCGCGTGACGGTGATCGCGGCCGGCTTCGACGACGTGCCGCCGCCGGTGGAGAAGCCGCTGCCCCGTCCGGTGAGCCGTCCCGCCGCGCAGCCCGCCGCGCCGCCTCCGTCGGCTCCTGCGCGGCCGAGCGTCGCGTCCCCCAGCGTGAAGTCGGAGCAGCCGCCGCTGCGCCCTGAGCCGCGCGCTGAGGTGCGTCCGGAGCCGCGCGGCGACTTCAGGCCCGAGCCGCGCTCCGACTTCCGCGCCGAGCCCCGTCCGGAGCCGCGTGCCGAGTTCAGGCCCGAGCCGCGTCCTGAGCCCCGTCCGGAGCCGCGCGCCGAGTTCAGGCCCGAGCCGCGCCCCGAGCCCCGTCCGGAGCCGCCGCGTCCCGAGCCGGTGCGGCCGGTGGAGTCGGTGCAGCTTCCCGAGCCCGCGGACGCCGAGCCCGTCGCCGACGAGCCGTCCGGCCCCGTCTCGATCCCCCGGCCCACGCCCGAGCCCGCCAACCCGCCCACGCCCATCACCTCCCGCATGTCGGAGCCCGCCAAACGTCCCAGGGTGATCTTCGAGGAGCAGGAGGAGGAGCTCGACGTCCCCGACTTCCTCAAATAG
- a CDS encoding cell division protein SepF, with translation MAGAMRKMAVYLGLVEDDRYERYETYTDEYAYEDEVQRTGEERPVAVQERDDEVDAGVPAPRPAAAVLERRTTDLARITTLHPRTYNEARTIGEHFRDGTPVIMNLTEMVDSDAKRLVDFAAGLVFGLHGSIERVTNKVFLLSPANVEVTAEDKARIAERGFFNQS, from the coding sequence ATGGCCGGCGCGATGCGCAAGATGGCGGTCTACCTCGGTCTCGTGGAGGACGACCGCTACGAGAGATATGAGACGTACACGGACGAGTACGCCTACGAGGACGAGGTGCAGCGCACCGGCGAGGAGCGTCCCGTGGCGGTCCAGGAGCGCGACGACGAGGTCGACGCGGGGGTCCCCGCGCCGAGACCCGCCGCGGCCGTCCTGGAACGCCGTACGACCGATCTGGCCCGCATCACGACCCTCCACCCCCGGACGTACAACGAGGCGCGCACCATCGGCGAGCACTTCCGCGACGGCACCCCGGTCATCATGAACTTGACCGAGATGGTTGACAGTGACGCCAAGCGGCTTGTCGATTTCGCGGCAGGTCTGGTCTTTGGACTACATGGCAGCATTGAACGTGTTACCAACAAGGTGTTCCTGTTGTCCCCTGCCAATGTCGAGGTGACCGCCGAGGACAAGGCCCGAATCGCGGAACGCGGGTTCTTCAACCAGAGTTAG
- a CDS encoding cell division protein FtsQ/DivIB → MKARTAFLVLLTAGVVGSAAWLVFFSPVLGVRSIEIVGNLTVPSERIKQQAGVADLHPLATVDLADVQHRVLGIRQLAGAKVDRIWPGTLKIEVVEREPVAAIPAGGKFAVVDKQGVVIEVKSAAPFMLPVLKVDTPATGDPATMAALQVIQAVPGEVAPKLREVRAGTAEGVTLKLSDGRTVIWGGADRSEEKGRILTSLLKREKATVYDVSSPDVVTLK, encoded by the coding sequence ATGAAGGCACGTACGGCGTTCCTGGTGCTGCTCACGGCGGGAGTGGTGGGCTCGGCCGCCTGGCTGGTGTTCTTCTCGCCCGTCCTCGGGGTGCGCTCGATAGAGATCGTGGGAAATCTCACAGTGCCCAGCGAGCGCATCAAGCAGCAGGCCGGCGTGGCCGATCTGCATCCCCTCGCCACCGTGGACCTCGCCGACGTCCAGCACCGCGTCCTGGGCATCAGACAGCTCGCCGGCGCCAAGGTGGACCGGATCTGGCCGGGCACGCTCAAGATCGAGGTGGTCGAACGCGAGCCCGTCGCCGCGATCCCGGCGGGCGGCAAGTTCGCGGTCGTCGACAAGCAGGGCGTGGTGATCGAGGTCAAGTCCGCGGCGCCGTTCATGCTGCCGGTGCTCAAGGTCGACACGCCGGCGACGGGCGACCCGGCCACGATGGCGGCGCTCCAGGTCATCCAGGCGGTCCCCGGCGAAGTGGCGCCCAAGCTGAGAGAGGTACGCGCCGGAACGGCCGAAGGGGTGACCTTGAAGCTGTCCGACGGGCGCACCGTCATCTGGGGCGGCGCCGACCGCTCCGAGGAGAAGGGCCGCATCCTCACTTCCCTGCTCAAACGTGAGAAAGCAACGGTGTATGACGTCAGCTCACCGGATGTCGTGACGCTGAAGTGA